Within the Chrysemys picta bellii isolate R12L10 chromosome 17, ASM1138683v2, whole genome shotgun sequence genome, the region agctctcggGGGCGGCGCCAAGGAGGGCTGAGGGTCGGTCACTTGCCATctgcgggggcgggggccggTTCCTCGTTCCCGGGGAAACCGAAACTGCCCCAGGCAAAGCGATGAGTCACCGGGGCTCTTTTCGGAGTCAGCTTCCccttgggggtgtggggggaacgCCCTGCTAGCGcccagggaacccaggcgtccgggctcccagcccccgccctgccagcgcccagggaacccaggcgtccgggctcccagcccccgccctgccagcgcccagggaacccaggcgtccgggctcccagcccccgccctgccagcgcccagggaacccaggcgtcctggctcccagcccccgccctcccagcgcccagggaacccaggcgtccgggctcccagcccccgccctgccagcgcccagggaacccaggcgtccgggctcccagcccccgccctgccagtgcccagggaacccaggcgtcctggctcccagcccccgccctgccagcgcccagggaacccaggcgtccgggctcctcCGCCGCTCCCTTCCCGCCACCATGAGaccccacccactcccctcccggagcacagatgggacccaggcgtcctggctgggtcccagcccccagcccagctctggggcagcaggAATTCACGGAGCCACAAACAGCCccgggccccgcacggcagctACTAGccacgtggggaaactgaggcagacggtgggggggaggggcagaaggttGCACGAGGCTTCCGGGCGCCCCACCCCGCTgggatccggggggggggggagtttcccggggggggggggagcgttgCGAGAGGGACAGGAGAGGGATGGGCGGGGCGTTGGTAGGGGCGGGGCGCGCTGGAAGGGGCGTTGCTAGGCTGGGGGGGGTGTTGCTAGGGGCCGTGCAAAATGGGCGGGGCGTTGCTATGGACGGGGCAGGCTGGAAGGGGCTTGCCAGGGGCGGGGCGCGCGGGAAGGGCGTTGCCAGGGGGCGGGGCGTTGCCcaggcccggcccctccccctcgTGTCACTTCCGGTCGCTGCTGGCGCCTCCTGTCCTGGGCCTGCTCCGCGCGCCGGAACCGCGGGCCCCGACCCCCCCCCGGCTGTGCTCCCCCCCGGCCGGGCCATGGAGCGGTACCGGGGGCTGACGGACACCGAGCTCATCGCCATGCTGCAGCGCTACGGCATCGCGCACGGGCCCGTCGTGGGTAcggggcgctgcggggggaggggggacggggggcgctgcggggggaggggggactgggggcgctgcgggggggaggggggacgggatgggggaagttggggcgctgcggggggaggggggactgggggcgctgcgggggaggggggactggggcgctgcggggggaggggtatcgggatgggggaagttggggcgctgcggggggaggggggactgggggcgctgcggggggaggggtatcGGGATGGGGAAGttggggcgctgcggggggaggggtatcgggatgggggaagttggggcgctgcggggggaggggtatcGGGATGGGGAAGttggggcgctgcggggggaggggtatcgggatgggggaagttggggcgctgcggggggagggggactgggggcgctgcgggggaggggtatcgggatgggggaagttggggcgctgcggggggaggggactgggggcgctgcggggggagggtATCGGGATGGGGGAAGttggggcgctgcggggggaggggggactgggggcgctgcggggggaggggtatcgggatgggggaagttggggcgctgcggggggagggggactgggggcgctgcggggggaggggtctcGGGATGGGGGAAAttggggcgctgcggggggaggggggactgggggcgctgcggggggaggggtctctgggtaGTGGGGGGACtgggcgctgcggggggaggggtctctggggcggggggagttggggtgctgCAAGGGGGGGCAATCTGTGAGGGAGGGGTAGGGCAGGGCAGCATGGGGGCCcacctgaccccccccccttgtctccCCTTCCCGGCCCCCAGGATCGACCCGGAAGCTGTACGAGAGGAAGATCTGCGAATACGAGAGCCAGCGCACTAAGCTATCGTCcccagggggggctgggggctacTCAGGTGAGTGGGGggccaggaggggtggggaggggccagcagcagcagccactgacgcccccccccctccctttcctgtgtgtctcttccctcccgccccccagatcCCGGCACCACCGAGACCTACATTCGGGAATCTTACAGCTACCCCCGGCATGAGGAGCGGCGCCGCTATGGGGCAGATGGtgagagggggctgtgggtcaggagtgaggggcacctgtGGGGGGTGAGCAGATGGtgagagggggctgtgggtcaggagtgaggggcacctgtGGGGGGTGAGCAGATGGtgagagggggctgtgggtcaggagtgaggggcacctgtGGGGGGTGAGCAGATGGTGAGAGGgcgctgtgggtcaggagtgaggggcacctgtGGGGGGTGAGCAGATGGtgagagggggctgtgggtcaggagtgaggggcacctgtGGGGGGTGAGCAGATGGtgagagggggctgtgggtcaggagtgaggggcaccggtagagTTTTCCAAGACTTGGGGTACCGTGGCCGAGGTGTCTGAATGTTCCTGtctgctgtgggggtggggcttcgaGGTGCCTCCCACTGACCCCCccgtctctctctgccccccagactCCAGCCCCACCACGACGTACACGCGGGAGTTGTATGATTTCCCTCGTCGTGAGGGTCGCACCGGCTACCTGGGCGATGGTGAGTGGGGGGCGGGTAGAGGGGGCAGCATTTCCTCTGGTGGGGGTGGCAAGAGGGGGATACAGAGCAGCGAGGATGTGGGGGGAATACGAAGGCAGGAAGGGGAGTCTGGTACGATTCCCTTGGCCTGGGCTTGACACCCCATCCCCCGCGCCATGTTCACATTCCTGCAACAGGGAGTTCCAGGGGTGGAGCtccagtggggaaggggagagccgTGCCCAGCCCCCCGTCTCAccccactcctctctgcccccagacaTGGACACCGAGTCCTACGAagaatcttcctcctcctcctcctcctggctctatGGGGCAGCCCCAGGTCCCCTGGGGGAAGCCACTGCCCGCCAGCCGGTAAGTCAACCCCTGGGTGTGGGGGATGGGACATAACCTCCCCAAATAACGTCTCAGGGGTGCGGGCGGCCTGGGAAAGGCAGAAGGCAcgggtgtctctctctccccccacccctttggcGCTACCAACTTTCCAGTCCCCTCACTCCCCCCTGCTTGGTCCTACCACCTCcaacccccaactctgcccccgtCCCAGCACCGTGGGGGGCAATCCTGGATTCGGCCGCTGGCCCGGCCTGAAAAACTCGAACCTTAAACCGTTTGCTGCCAGGAGATGTTGGGCCCAGCGGAGCCGGAACTGAATTTTGGCAAAAGTGTCTAAAAACCGATGCAACTTCCCGGGAGCTGATTTTCGGCCGGGTCGATAAATTCTCTCGTCGGTAGTTTGCCCCTGTAGGAAAGATAAAGAACCAGCCCCGGAGAGTTTAATACAGACAGAAACACTGCCCGTCTCCGGGACACCGTCTTGTGCCGCGGCGTTACGTCCCCCAACGCGGTCAGCTCCCAAAACGACCCTCGTAATGGATGATTTGACAATTTaccagcctctccccagccctAAAACCCAGTCCGGTTCTTTGGCTTGTTCTGTCCCCTGGCCTCTCACGTACCCCCGAGCGTGTCCTGGGCAGAACATTTCTACTCGGGACAAAGTTCTCCTGTTCTAAGAGCGAAACCCACTTCAGCTTCGCAAAAGGAGGCGGCGTGTATTTGAACAGGGTGATCGGGAGCCGGAGGccggttcagggcagggaccggCTAGAAATGTATTCTGAGATACTGTTCTGGTGATAGCGTGAACTTTCTTTGTGTACGTGATGTGATAAGACGTATTGaggatattgtgtgtgtgtgtgtgtgtaatataaccCCACAAAAGTGAGTTTCAGgaaactttgttttgaaattggaTTTCTTTATTTCGGGGCTAAAATTTGGCTTGGGAATTTGGTTCCCCTGCCAGTTCGGGTTCATTTTCTGTTCTCTCACGGTGGTTACGTTATTTGAACAGGCTGTGTGAGATCGAGACAGAAATTACCCGCCGTTCCGCCTCGTGAGATAATGTCGTCATCTAAACAAGTCGagattttccccccaaaaggcTCTTTTCTAaccaaaaaaataattgtttggaGCCCGTCCATTTTCTGGGTAATTTACAGTCGATTTCTTGCCTGGCGCCCGTTGTTTGCGGATGGGGTTCGGAAGCGAGTGACTGTCGAGCTGGGTGACGTTTTTCAGCCCGTGGCAGCGTGCGGCGGAGAGATTCTGCGGTGGGACCAGTCCTGGGGCTCTCCCCCGGTGGGGCGTCCCCATTGCAAAGCCTGGGCGGGCGATCACGCTGCATTGggaacctgggtttacaattgccggccctggggctcccggctGAGACTGGGCTGCGTAGCCGGGGCTGAGGGTTTTCTGACCCTCTCCATGTGCGTGTGGACCGTCGAGGGGCCCGCACCTGACAGCGAGCCCAGGGCAGCGATGCTTTTGAGAGTCGCTCGGactgggggggctggctgggcttgtgAAGCCACAGCCAGTGTTTCGCCGTTCGCCCCCCAGGGGCGTGTGGGCACCGCTAAtttatcccccttccccccgcaaaGTCGTAAGTTAAATCTCCACAAGCGGCAGTAGGGTCCCTTTTCActcgccgcggccactcaggttAGCCGCCAAATTCAGCCCCCATAGGTAGGCCCGGCACAAATCggctttcattgattttaataattgCGTCAGATAACGGTTGGTTTTGAGCCCCTTTTattccaattttttattttatgggTTGAAATGTTCTCAGGTGAGAAATTCTGGgtttgaagcattttttttttttaaatccatttacatTTTCCCAAGTGGGAACAACAGTGGAACGATCGTGGCCCCTGAGGTTTAGCCTGAATTCCCTCTGCGGATACTCTAGGATCAACCCCACACCTAGAGATACTCGCCTGCTCGGCTAAATTGGGGGGgttaagcatttttattttagtCTATTTCAATTTGCACAGTTGCGGGCAGTTACGGGGGAAAAGGGCAGGGATCGGGGGAGGGGAGACGATAATTATTTGATGACCCTGGACAGC harbors:
- the LOC101945881 gene encoding emerin-like, with translation MERYRGLTDTELIAMLQRYGIAHGPVVGSTRKLYERKICEYESQRTKLSSPGGAGGYSDPGTTETYIRESYSYPRHEERRRYGADDSSPTTTYTRELYDFPRREGRTGYLGDDMDTESYEESSSSSSSWLYGAAPGPLGEATARQPIGEAASYTPSRSEETERDGISYQRVCQARPAPPPMRVEPRRAIHPLPRGGPGGAAGGGSRRFLPLWLQLLLFGVLAAFLVYVYCALQGGADDNPFALHHEE